CCACCTCCCCTCCGCGCGGGGAAAACTTGACCGCATTGCCGAGGAGGTTGACCAGCACCTGCCCGACCTGCCCGGCGTCGGCCCAGACCACCCCCCAGCCGCCCGGGTCGTACGGTCCGCCCGACAGGGTCACGCCCTTGGCCTCGGCCGCCGGGCGGACCCGCTCCAGCGCGGTTCGCGCCAGCAGGGCGGGATCCTCCTCGGCGGGGCAGACCTCCATGCGCCCGGCCTCCAGCCGGGAAACGCGCATCAGCCGCTCCAGAAGGTCCGAGAGGCGCTCGGCCTCGCGGGCCGCGATGTCCAAAAACTTCTTCTGCCTGGGGTCCACGTCGCCGAAGGCCCCTTCGCCCACCAGGTCCACGGACTCCCGGATGCTGGTCAGGGGCGTGCGGATTTCGTGGCTGAGCATGGAGATGAAGTCCGCGCGCATCTGTTCCTCGCGCTCCAGCCGCGCCGTGAGCCGGTCCAGGGCCTGGGCCAGCTCGCCCAGCTCGTCGCGGCTGCGCACGTCCACGGAGGTGGCCCGGCCCGTGCGGCCGAACTCGCGCAGGGCCGTGCGGATGCTGCGCAGGGAGCGGTTCAGGCCGAAGGCGAAAAGCAGCGACCCCGAAAGCCCCAGCGCGATGATCAGCCCCAGCCCCATCAGCCCCCGGCGCGAGGCGCGGGAGGCCGCCTCGTTGAGCGCGCCGAGCCGCCGCTCCATGGCCTGCTGGTTCTCGTCGCGAATCTCCCGCAGCCGCTGCATCCAGGCGGCCACGGTCTGGTCCGGCATGAGCAGGCGCACGGGGTCCGCGCCCTTTTTCAGGGTGATGGTGTACTCGCGGGTCAAGAGTTCCAGGTCGTCCTGGTATTCCGGGTGCGCGGCCAGGGTTTCCTCGAGCATATCGCCGAGTTCGGAAAGATCCTGGACCACAGCTTCCATGTAGGCGTCGTCCTGGAGTATTTCGTAGCGCTTGCGGTCGTCCTCCAGCTTGGAGAGCTGCTGGAGCATGCGCTGCACGGCCACGCCGATTTCATGGTTGGTGTGCACGATTTCCGCGGACTCGGCCACGATCACGTCGATGCCGGAAAGCAGGTAGGCGGTGGTGGCGTAGAAGATGGCGATCAGGACCAGACACCAAAGCAGCAGGCGGGCCGTGATGCCCATGCGGATGCGTTTTCTGATGCGTGCGAGCAAGGCCTCTCCGGGAACGGGGTTGGCCGCCTCGGCGGCGGGGCGACGATGGGCGCGAGGGTACACCGAAGCCGCGTTCCGGTCCAGACGCCGCAGCCCGCAATGCGCCTGCGCGCGGAAACGGATGAGGCCCGCCCCCGATGGGCGGGCCTCGCGGCGAAGTGAGAGTGTAACGCGTGATGAATCATGCATCCTCGCCGTCGTCGCCCCCCGCTGCCCGTTCCGCATGGTCGGGGGAGAAGACGCAAGGAGAAAGCAACCCGCGTGCCACATGGGCAGCGCAATGAACAGCCCGGAATTGCGCGTTTTTTCCGGCTCCTGCGAAAAAGGGACGGGGAGCGGACGAACAGGGAGGGCAAAGTTTGCGCGGCGCTGCGCACCGAAACGAAGAAGAAAAAGGCCGGAGCCCGAAAGCCCCGGCCGGAAATGGCGGAAGAAAAGAACAGGAGGCCTGTCCGGAGCTATTGCAGGGTGTCCGGCTCGGCCGTGTTTTGCTGGCCGCCGAGCACCAGCTTTTCGCGGTATTGCTGGACCTCTTCCAGCTTGCTCCACTCCGAGAACATCTCCTCCCACTCCTCGAAGTCGTGGAAGCGCTCGTCCAGATATTTCTCGTGGCCCCGGTTCCAGAGCTGGAACATGTAGAGATCCACCTTGAAATCCTTGGAATCGAAGGCCTTGGGCAAAATGTCCGGGGCGAACTTCTGTCCGTCCAGCCGCGAGCTGGCGAAGGCGCAGACCGTGGCCTGACATTTCTCGTAGGTCACGTCGTCCCCGTTCATCATTTCGGCCAGGGGCAGGAGGTCGGGCTGCTTCTCCTGGATGCGTTCGAGGGCCTCGGCAGGCACATCCACATAGAGCGTGCCCTCGCGGTCCACGAGGAAATAGAAGCGCACCCACTGCTCAAACATCATGATGCGCAGGATTTCCTTGCCGGCCTTGCCCACGTTCATGCTTTTCAGGTTCAGGTTATGGTTCATTCAGCTCTCGATGGTTGGTCGTTTATCAGGAAGGAGGATAATGGTCATGATCCGCCCCGGCGTCAACCCCGGAGCAGCGAGACTGGACTGGACAAGCGCATGCGGGTAATGTATGGCTGTTCGCTTCCGAACACCACCCGTGTTGACACCGCCATAAGGAGGATTATTTCAATGGCCAGACATAAGAAGCATGAACGCAAGAAGGAACTTGACCGCCGCCGCAAGCGCCGTGAAGAGCGCATCAAGGCCCGCATCCGCGAGGCCATGGCCGCGGGCAAGTAGCCTGCCACTCCGCCTGCAAGGGGCGGAAAGCTACTTCATTTCCAAGGAGGATGGTTATGCCCATCTACGAATACGAGTGCGAGGACTGCAAACAGATCTTCGAGGAATGGCAGCAGGGCTTCGATGATCTCGACCTCGACTGCAAGGTCTGCGGCGCCAAGTGCCATAGGCTTATTTCCAACACCTCGTTCGTCCTCAAGGGCTCGGGCTGGTACGTGACCGACTACGCGGGCAAGACCCCCAGCGGGGCCTCGGCAGGCGAAGGCGGAAACGGGAACGGAAATGGGAACGGCAACGGCAACGGCGATAGTGCCAAGCCCGCCGAGACCAAAGCGGCAAAACGGGAAGAGGCCAAATCGTCCGCCTGTCCCGGCAAGGCCGCGAGCCCAGGAACGGCCGGCATCGACACCTCCGCCTAGGAGACGGCAAGGCAGCCCCGGCTGCCTTTTTTTTCGTGACCCCCATCCATAGGGAGCCTCCCCATGATCGAACGCTACTCCCGCCCGGAAATGGCCGCGCTCTGGACGCTTGAAAACAAGTTCCGGGCCTGGCTGGAAGTGGAGTTGGCCGTCTGCGAAGCCTGGTGCGAGCTGGGCGTCGTCCCCGCCGAGGACATGCGGATCATCCGCGAGAAGGCGGACTTCGAGCTGGACCGCATCCTCGAAATCGAGGAACGCACCAAGCACGACGTCATCGCCTTCCTCACCGCCGTGGAAGAGAAGGTCGGACCGGCCTCGCGCTGGATTCACCTCGGCTGCACCTCCTCGGACATCGTGGACACGGCCAACGGGCTGCTGCTGACCCGCGCGGGCGCGATCATCGCCGAGGATCTGGACAAGCTCCTGGCCGTGCTCCGGCGCATGGCCGACGAGCACAAAGGCCGCCTCTGCATGGGCCGGACCCACGGCATCCACGCCGAGCCCACCACCTTCGGACTCAAGCTGACCGGCTTCTACGCCGAGTTCAAACGCCACAAAGCCCGGCTCGACGCCGCGCGCGAGGGCGTCCGCGTGGGCAAGATTTCCGGCGCGGTCGGCACCTACGCCCACCTCTCCCCGGAGCTGGAAGAACGCGCCCTGAACATCCTCGGCCTCGCGGTCGATCCCGTGTCCACGCAGATCATCCAGCGCGACCGCCACGCGCACTTCTTCACGGCCCTGGCCCTGCTCGCCGGGGGCATCGAGCGGCTGGGCACGGAACTGCGCCACCTCCAGCGCACGGAAGTGCTGGAAGTGGAGGAAGGCTTCTCCAAGGGGCAGAAGGGCTCCTCGGCCATGCCGCACAAGAAGAACCCCATCTCCGCCGAGAACCTCTGCGGCCTCTCCAGGCTGGTGCGCACCAACGCCCTGGCCTCCATGGAGAACATGCCGCTCTGGCACGAGCGCGACATCTCCCACTCCTCGGTGGAGCGCGTGATCATGCCGGATTCGACCATCCTCATGGACTACATCCTCGCCCGCATGACCGGCCTGCTCGACCGGCTCAAGGTCAACGCGGACAACATGGACCGCAACCTCCAGGGCTCCTTCGGCCTGTTCTACTCGCAGCGCCTGCTGATGAAGCTGCTGGACAAGGGGCTGAAGCGCCAGGAAGCCTACGAAATGGTCCAGGCCGTGGCCATGCGCTGCTGGGAAGAGCGCAAGGCGTTCCAGACCGAGGCCGCGGCGGACGAGGGGCTTCGCGCGCATCTTTCCCCCGAAGAATTCGCCGATACTTTTGACCCTTCCTATTACCTGCGGTATGAAAACGTGATATACGACCGAGTATATCGGGAGGACTGAGTCATGGACGACCTGAAGCGGCGCCTTGCGCGCCTGCTCCTGAACCTCTCCTACGTGGAGGGGGAGGTTACGCTGACCTCGGGCAGAAAAAGCGATTACTACTTCGACTGCAAGCAGACCGCCCTGCACCCCGAAGGCGGATGGCTCATCGGCTCCCTGTTCCTGGAAATGCTCCAGGGGAAAGGCGTGGCG
Above is a genomic segment from Paucidesulfovibrio longus DSM 6739 containing:
- a CDS encoding HAMP domain-containing sensor histidine kinase, encoding MLARIRKRIRMGITARLLLWCLVLIAIFYATTAYLLSGIDVIVAESAEIVHTNHEIGVAVQRMLQQLSKLEDDRKRYEILQDDAYMEAVVQDLSELGDMLEETLAAHPEYQDDLELLTREYTITLKKGADPVRLLMPDQTVAAWMQRLREIRDENQQAMERRLGALNEAASRASRRGLMGLGLIIALGLSGSLLFAFGLNRSLRSIRTALREFGRTGRATSVDVRSRDELGELAQALDRLTARLEREEQMRADFISMLSHEIRTPLTSIRESVDLVGEGAFGDVDPRQKKFLDIAAREAERLSDLLERLMRVSRLEAGRMEVCPAEEDPALLARTALERVRPAAEAKGVTLSGGPYDPGGWGVVWADAGQVGQVLVNLLGNAVKFSPRGGEVALELERADEGAVFTVLDQGPGVAEAERELVFQKWYRGAAGTVEGAGLGLYISRSIVEAHGGRMWVEGRPDGPGSAFRFLLPARGGQ
- a CDS encoding FmdB family zinc ribbon protein → MPIYEYECEDCKQIFEEWQQGFDDLDLDCKVCGAKCHRLISNTSFVLKGSGWYVTDYAGKTPSGASAGEGGNGNGNGNGNGNGDSAKPAETKAAKREEAKSSACPGKAASPGTAGIDTSA
- the purB gene encoding adenylosuccinate lyase, with amino-acid sequence MIERYSRPEMAALWTLENKFRAWLEVELAVCEAWCELGVVPAEDMRIIREKADFELDRILEIEERTKHDVIAFLTAVEEKVGPASRWIHLGCTSSDIVDTANGLLLTRAGAIIAEDLDKLLAVLRRMADEHKGRLCMGRTHGIHAEPTTFGLKLTGFYAEFKRHKARLDAAREGVRVGKISGAVGTYAHLSPELEERALNILGLAVDPVSTQIIQRDRHAHFFTALALLAGGIERLGTELRHLQRTEVLEVEEGFSKGQKGSSAMPHKKNPISAENLCGLSRLVRTNALASMENMPLWHERDISHSSVERVIMPDSTILMDYILARMTGLLDRLKVNADNMDRNLQGSFGLFYSQRLLMKLLDKGLKRQEAYEMVQAVAMRCWEERKAFQTEAAADEGLRAHLSPEEFADTFDPSYYLRYENVIYDRVYRED